A window of Candidatus Atribacteria bacterium genomic DNA:
GTTTTTCAAGCTGATTTAAGGATAAATATAGGAAAAGTTGAACCTCATGAATTTGCAGGGTTTTCCGGTGGGAGAAAGTCAGTTTTACCTGGAATTAGCAGTGAAAGGACCATAAAAGAAAATCATAGACCTGAAATGATCCTGAAATATGGATCAAGACCTGGTTGTTTAAAAGATAATTCAATACATAAAGATATGATAGAGGCAACAAAAATGTTAGGAATTCACTTCAGTATAAATTTTGTACTTAATTCAATGGGTCATACCATTGGTCTTTTTGCGGGGAATATTTTTGATGCTCATCAAAGAGCAGTTGAATTTATAAAATCATTTTGTCAAGTAAAGATAAAAGAGAAACCTGATATTGTAGTTACTACGCCCGGGCCTCCACTAAATATTGATTTTTATCAATCTATTAAACCATTAATTTCTCTAGAGTCGATTATGGCTGAAAAGGGGATAATAGTATTGTATAGTTTGTGTCCCGATGGTTTTAACTCAGATGATATGCTCTTACCATTTAAAGGGGTGAAAAGTTTGGATGAGGTAGTCAGTAAGCTTATGAAAAATTATAAAATACAAATGGATCATGCACTTCTTTTATGTAAAATATTAAAGAAGAATATAAAAATTATTACTTCATCACCTAATTTAGAGGAACAAACATTAAACAAAATATATCTGGAGTATTTTAGAAATCCACAAGAAGCAGTAAATAGAGCTTTAGATATATCCGGAAAATTTAAACCTAAAGTATTGTTTTTCCCGCAGCCACAGAGGACTTTACCGATCCTGGTTTAAATTTTGAGAAAATTTAAGAACAAAATTATAGTTTTTGTTTTTTTATGATATTTTAATGCGTAGATTATATAATGTAAAAATATTATTTTAAAAAGGAGAAAAAGATGAATAAATTTAAAATTACAGCCATTAAAGCAAGAGAGATCTTAGATTGCCGCTGGACTCCTACTGTTAGAGTAGAAGTTCAGGTAAACAATGAAATTGTTGGGCAAGCTGATGCACCGGCAGGACGTTCTACTGGATTAAATGAAGCAAGTGAATTGAGAGATAATGAAGAGCGTTTTAATGGTTTAGGAGTAACCAAGGCAGTTAAAAATGTTAACGAAATTATTGCCCCAGCATTAATCGGTATGGATGTTACTGAGCAAAGAAAAATAGACTATAAAATGATAGAACTTGATGGAACTAAGAATAAAGAAAATTTAGGTGGAAATGCAATAATTGCAGTATCTTTAGCATGTACTCGCGCTGCAGCTAATGCAATGGGTTTACCATTATATCGATATATTAATCCAAATGCTCACGTATTACCAGTTCCATTGTTAAATCTTATTAATGGCGGAAAACTTACTTCTAATGACCTTGATTTTCAAGAAGTGTGTATATTCCCAGTAGGCGCTAAATCTTTTAAACAGGCAATGGAAATTGGGTATGCTGTAAATGAAGAGTTAAGAACTATAATTATCGACAATTACGGTAAAATTGCAGCAAATGTTGGAGATGAAGGGGGATTTGCTCCGCCAATTGTCAAAGTTCGTGAAGCAATGGATCATTTAGTTCATGCAGTAGAGCTATCTGGATTTGCTGATAAAATTGTATACGGATTTGATTCTGCCGCCAGTCATTTTTATGATAAAGACACCAAGCTTTACAATTTAGAAGGAAACAAATTAACTACTAATGATATGATTAATTATTATAAAGATTTAATAAGAAGTTATCCAATAGCAACGATCGAAGATCCCTTAGATGAAAATGATGTTGAAGGTTTTATCCAGGTGACCAAGGAATTAGGTATTCAAATTGTTGGAGATGATTTTTTCTGTACCAATCCTGCTTTAATCAAAGAACGTTCCAGTTTAGGGGGAGCAAATGCTTTATTGTGGAAATTTAATCAAATTGGTACTGTTTCAGAGGCTTTGGATGCCGCACAAATAGCCTTTAGAAACAGTATGGGGATTATGGTTTCAGAACGTTCAGGTGAAACAGAAGATCCAATTTTAGCAGATTTTACTGTTAGCCTTAACGCTGGGCAGATTAAAACCGGTGCTGGAGTGCGCAGTGAAAGAACTTCGAAATACAACAGGCTTTTACAAATTGAACAAGAACTTGGTTCTTTGGCTAAATATGCGGGAAGAGATTTTAAGATGGCCCTTTAAGATAATTGTCTTTTTAAAACAAATTTGGTGTGGAACCAGAGAAGAGGGAAAAGTGATTTACATTAAAAACAAAAAACAGTTATTATCTCATGGTAATATAGAAATGCGCAAGGCTGCTTTAGAAATAATTGAGCATTCATTAGAAAAAGCCGACCCGTATATTGCAACTAAGAATTTAGTCTCTTTAAAGAATAATAATTTACATGTTGGAAGCTTAACTTTCAATTTGCAAAATCATAAAAGAATTTTTATTCTAGGAGCCGGAAAAGCTACTTTTCCAATTGCGAAAGCACTAGAGGAAATTTTGGGGGATAAAATAACTGATGGAATAGTGATTTGTAAATACGGGCAAGAAGGATACCTAAAGTATTCTAAATTATACTTAGCTAATCACCCTATTCCGGATGAAGCTGGGCTTCTGGCGACCAAAGAGGCTATAATATTAGCTAAAAAAACAAGACCGGGAGATATAGTATTTGCCTGCATTACCGGTGGTAGTTCTGCACTTATGCCCTTACCGGTATCTGAAGTGAGCTTAGAAGAAAAAAAAGTAGTAAATAAGTTACTGCTTACTTGTGGTGCTAATATAATTGAAATAAATGCTGTTCGCAAACATTTAAGCCAAGTAAAGGGTGGTAGACTCGCAAAAAACATTCACCCAGAAGCACATTTAATTAACTTGACTGTATCTGATGTTATTGGTGACCCTTTAGATTATATTACCTGTCCGACTGTTCCCGACACTTCTACATTTAATGATGCTCTAAATGTAATTTCCAAGTATACACTTTGGGAGAAATTACCGGTATCTGTAGCGAACTACCTTAGAAATGCTACTTCAGAAATGGAAACTCCAAAAGATCTTTCCAATTATCATTTATATAATTTTATTATTATAGCTGGAGATACAGCTTGTGTTGCAGCAGAAGCAAAAGCAAAAGAAATGGGTTTTAATACAATGATCCTTTCAACTATGTTTGAAGGAGAAAGCAAGGAATTAGGGAGAGCTTTTGTATCAATTGCTAAAGAAATTATAATAAATAAGAGACCGCTTAAAACTCCTTGTGCTTTAATTGGTGGGGGTGAAACTACCATAAAGTTAGAAGGGAATTATGGAATGGGTGGTCCAAATCAAGAGTTTACTCTGAGTGCTGCGCTCTATTTAGAAGGTTTGAAAGATATAGTGATAGTAGGATTGGATACTGATGGTACGGATGGACCAACGAAAATTGCCGGAGCTATTGTAGACACCGACTTTACTTTCATGGCAAAAAAAATAGGCATATCACTCCAGCATGAACTTGATTGGCATAACACTGTGGAAGTTTTTGAAAAAATGGGTGATGCAATTATCACCGGATCTACCGGAACAAATGTAAATGACCTTAAATTCTTATTAATTTTTTAAAACAATAAAAAATGAGGAATCACCTAATAAATATATATATTTTGAAGGAAGGAATAAATATGATTTTTCTAAAAAAGGAACCAAAGATAATGGCCCAAGAAATAACTACCGATATTAGGAGAGCAATAGCGAATGGCATTATTAAGCCAGGTGAAAAAATTAATGAAACACAAATTGCAAGAGATATGGGTATTAGTCGTTCTCCAGTTAGAGAAGCATTGCAAATGCTGAAAAAAGAAGGAGTTGTGGTCAGTATTCCTTATAAGGGAACATTTGTAAACTTGCTTGGGAAAAAAGATATTGAAGATATGTATATTATAAGAGGATTACTTGAGGCTTACGCTATAGAAAAAGTAATAGAAAATAAAAATGAGAAAATTTTAAAATGTTTAAGAAAAAATATTGAAGACATAGAAAAAGATGTGAAAAAAAACCAATTGAAAGAATTGGTTAGCAAAGATATTGAATTCCACCGTAATATTTGCATTTTTTCTGGCAATAAAAAATTAATTGATATTTGGGAAGGGTTTCAAACGCAAATAGAAGTTTTGATTGATTTAGAGAGTAGTTTTTATGAACGCTTCCAATTATTAGCGGTTGAGCATAGGGAATTGCTTTCTTTAATAATTGATGGAAAAGTTGAACAAGCTCAAGAAAAGATTAAAGCCCATATTTTACAAGCCCTTGATTTTTTAAAAAAAAGTTTGAAGAAATATTAAAAATATAGAAACAAAAAATAAGTAGATATTAGGAGAAAATAATATTGGCTTATCATATTTTAATTACAAAACATATACCAAGCGAAGGATTAATAGATTTAAAAAAATATTGTAATATTTATATGCCTGAAACTGAAAGCAAATCATTTTCTCAGGAAGAGCTATTTCGTTTAGCACCTCATTTGGATGCAATTATTTCGGTTGGTGACGTAATTGGCGCGGATTTTATAAAGAAAGCTAAAAAATTGAAAATAATTAGTAATTATGGTGTTGGGTACGACAATTTAGATATAAAGGCCGCTAATAAAAAAGGAATTATAGTTACAAATTTACCCGATGTAGTTACAGAAAGTACAGCAGAATTAACATTTATGATTATGTTAGCAGTAAGTCGCCGACTAATTGAAGCAGATAGATATATAAGATATGCAAATGATAAAAACTGGCACCCGTTTTTATTTAATAGCCACGAACTTTTTGGCAAACTTCTTGGTATTGTGGGCTTTGGAAGAATTGGCAAAGCCGTAGCAAGAAGGGCATTAGCTTTTGGAATGCAAGTTTATTATTTTGATGTCTCGCATGATAGAGAAACTGAGTTAGAAGTTAATTTCTTATCTTTTGAAAAAATACTTAGCGAAATGGATTATATTACTTTACACGTTCCTTATATGAAAAGTACTCATCATTTAATTGGTGAAAAAGAGTTAAATATGATGAAGAAAAGCTCTTACCTAATAAATGCTTCTCGAGGAGCGGTAATAGACCAAAATGCATTAATAAAAGCCTTAAAAGAAAAGAAAATAAAAGGAGCAGCCTTAGAAGTATTTGAAACTGAACCATATGTTCCAGAAGAACTAACTTGCCTTCCTAATGTGGTATTAACTCCTCACATGGGGACAAATACAGTAGAAACGAATATTAAAATGACTAAAGAAGCTGCGAAAAAAATAATTCAAGTATTTCAAGGTGAAATTCCAGCTAATATTATAACATCTAATTGAATTGAAAAAATAATATATAAGATAATCGTTTTATAAATTATTTTTTATAATATTTGAATAGAGAAAAATTAATTCTTAAAGAATGTTCTAAAAATTCACGGGAAGAAATGTGTTTTTCCGCAATCCATTCTCAAAATCCTCATAAATAAGCTTAGGGAAATAACTTTTTAGATTAACCCATTACCTGCAACAAATAGTTATTAATTTAGTCTATTAAAGGATTATCCTTTGACAAACTTAAGATAAGTTGTTTTTGAGTTTTATTTAGGTTGACGAGTTCCTGGTTATATTTTTTTAGATCAATCATCAGGTTTTGGACTTTTTTTGAATCTTTAAGGACTATCGGATCACATAGCTGATTTTCTATATCAACTTTATTTTTTTCTATGAGCTTTATTTCTTCTTCGGCTAATTTCAATCTATTTAGAACATCCTTATTTTGCCGATAGATACGATTCCGTTCTTCTGCTTCTTTCTGTTTTCTCAGTTTATCAGAAGTTTTTGCGCTTTGTTTTGGCTGCTCTGTTTTTTTTATATATAAGTTCCTTTCATTAGTTTCTGCCAGTAGTTGATTCCGTTTTTCTATAAAGTAGGAATAATTCCCAGGATAATCATAGATCCGTCCATCACGGATCTCGATTACCCGGCTAATTAGATTGTCCAGAAAGAAACGATCATGGGATACAATCAATATAGTCCCGCTATATTTTAGCAAGGCTTGTTGAAATAATTCTTTAGTAATTATATCCAGATGATTGGTCGGCTCGTCAAGTATCAGAAAATTAGATTCTTGCATCAGAATCTTTGCCAGGGATAGCCGGGATTTTTCTCCTCCGGAAAGAACACTAATTGGTTTATAGACATCATCACCGGAAAAGAGAAAGGCTCCCAATAAATTTCTCCTTTCTCCGGAAGTCATAGAACTTGGTTCAGCAGATATTTCTTCCAGGACAGAATGGTTGTAGTTGAGATTGTCAGAGCTTTCCTGAGAGAAGAAAGCCAGATTTACTTTATGTCCCAGGTGTACTGTTCCGGAAGTCGGTCTTTCTCTTTTGCTAATCAATCGGGAGAGGGTAGATTTACCTGCTCCATTTACCCCTACCAGAGCTACTCTTTCGCCGCGGTGTAAGGTAAAAGTAAGACCGTTGAATACTTTAATTTCTTCATATTCTTTAGCCAAGTTTTCTACACTTACCACTTGATCCCCACTTCGGGGGCATTTAGGAAAATAGATGGCTACTTTTTTAGGGGTTTTATCAATTTTTACTATTTGCATTTTTTCCAGCATTTTTATTCTGCTTTGCACCTGTGTTGCCTTAGTATTTTTGTAACGAAATCTTTCAATAAAAGTTTCGGTTTTGGCTATCTTTTCCTGTTGATTTTTCGCTTCTTTTTGCAATAGTTCATGCCGCTTATCTTTTTCTTCCAAGTAATAGGAAAAATTTCCCTGATAGAGTGTCAATCTCTGATGGGCTAATTCTGCAATTTGGGTCATAAGTTTGTCCATAAAGTACCGGTCATGAGAGATGACTAAGATAGTACCGGAAAAATTTAAGAGCCAATTTTCCAGCCACTCCAGGCTTTCGGTATCCAGATGGTTGGTCGGTTCATCGAGCAAAATAATATCCGGTGAAGAAAGAAGTATGGAAGCCAGGATTATACGCATCTTCCATCCTCCGGAGAATTCAGTACATTGTCGGGTAAAATCTTTTTCTCGGAAGCCCAAACCTTTAAGTACTTTATGTGCCTGGGTAGAAAAAGTATAGCCTCCCCGGTGCTCAAAGAGATTGGTTATCTGTTCATATTTTTTAAAAGCTGCCAGATATGCTTTTGACTCAGCAGATAGTGAAGTCAGATGTTCTTCGCAAGCTTTTAGGGAATGTTCTAATTTAGTAATACCTGATTTTTCTTTCAAGTAAGAGATAAGGTCGATGTTGCTTTTAAGTTCTATTAAATCTTGAGGAAGATAGCCAATCCGCTGATTTCGTGGTAAAGCAATATTGCCTTTATCTGGTAGAACAAGTCCTACAATGGATCGAAATAGGGTAGTTTTTCCGGTACCGTTATTGCCTACCAAACCAATACGGCTGCCTCTGGGGATTCTCCAGTTTAAATTATCAAAGAGAACTCTCTCCTGGAAACCAATGCTGACATTTTCAAGGGAAATCATCAATATTTTCTCCTCTAAATTTTGATTCGTTTATTGATTAGTTGGTTAATCATTAAATCTTTTGTTCCGAATCTTTAATTGGTCAATTGGTAAATTAATGAATCTATTATACACGAAATTCAAAATATTTTTAAACATTTGCCCCGAAATTTAAAATTATTGTTTTTAGATATTATGGTAAGATATAATGGAAAACAGATATTTATTTTCATTGGAAATCGTGTCAGAAGAACCGTCCCTCTGACACGGTGAAGGATGTACTTGCTATGAAAGAAAATAATTCGTTTGATGTTGCGGTAATAGGCGGAGGGCCAGCCGGGATGATGGCAGCTGGTCGGGCAGCTGAATTAGGAGCAAAAATCGTTTTAATCGAAAAGAACGAAATTCTGGGGAAAAAATTACTGATTACCGGCAAGGGACGTTGCAATTTTACCCATTACGAGTTAGATATAAGAAAATTTGCTGAAAAGTTCGGCAGAAATGGACGCTTTC
This region includes:
- a CDS encoding phosphopyruvate hydratase — translated: MNKFKITAIKAREILDCRWTPTVRVEVQVNNEIVGQADAPAGRSTGLNEASELRDNEERFNGLGVTKAVKNVNEIIAPALIGMDVTEQRKIDYKMIELDGTKNKENLGGNAIIAVSLACTRAAANAMGLPLYRYINPNAHVLPVPLLNLINGGKLTSNDLDFQEVCIFPVGAKSFKQAMEIGYAVNEELRTIIIDNYGKIAANVGDEGGFAPPIVKVREAMDHLVHAVELSGFADKIVYGFDSAASHFYDKDTKLYNLEGNKLTTNDMINYYKDLIRSYPIATIEDPLDENDVEGFIQVTKELGIQIVGDDFFCTNPALIKERSSLGGANALLWKFNQIGTVSEALDAAQIAFRNSMGIMVSERSGETEDPILADFTVSLNAGQIKTGAGVRSERTSKYNRLLQIEQELGSLAKYAGRDFKMAL
- a CDS encoding GntR family transcriptional regulator — protein: MRNHLINIYILKEGINMIFLKKEPKIMAQEITTDIRRAIANGIIKPGEKINETQIARDMGISRSPVREALQMLKKEGVVVSIPYKGTFVNLLGKKDIEDMYIIRGLLEAYAIEKVIENKNEKILKCLRKNIEDIEKDVKKNQLKELVSKDIEFHRNICIFSGNKKLIDIWEGFQTQIEVLIDLESSFYERFQLLAVEHRELLSLIIDGKVEQAQEKIKAHILQALDFLKKSLKKY
- a CDS encoding glycerate kinase, with product MREEILRWPFKIIVFLKQIWCGTREEGKVIYIKNKKQLLSHGNIEMRKAALEIIEHSLEKADPYIATKNLVSLKNNNLHVGSLTFNLQNHKRIFILGAGKATFPIAKALEEILGDKITDGIVICKYGQEGYLKYSKLYLANHPIPDEAGLLATKEAIILAKKTRPGDIVFACITGGSSALMPLPVSEVSLEEKKVVNKLLLTCGANIIEINAVRKHLSQVKGGRLAKNIHPEAHLINLTVSDVIGDPLDYITCPTVPDTSTFNDALNVISKYTLWEKLPVSVANYLRNATSEMETPKDLSNYHLYNFIIIAGDTACVAAEAKAKEMGFNTMILSTMFEGESKELGRAFVSIAKEIIINKRPLKTPCALIGGGETTIKLEGNYGMGGPNQEFTLSAALYLEGLKDIVIVGLDTDGTDGPTKIAGAIVDTDFTFMAKKIGISLQHELDWHNTVEVFEKMGDAIITGSTGTNVNDLKFLLIF
- a CDS encoding ATP-binding cassette domain-containing protein translates to MISLENVSIGFQERVLFDNLNWRIPRGSRIGLVGNNGTGKTTLFRSIVGLVLPDKGNIALPRNQRIGYLPQDLIELKSNIDLISYLKEKSGITKLEHSLKACEEHLTSLSAESKAYLAAFKKYEQITNLFEHRGGYTFSTQAHKVLKGLGFREKDFTRQCTEFSGGWKMRIILASILLSSPDIILLDEPTNHLDTESLEWLENWLLNFSGTILVISHDRYFMDKLMTQIAELAHQRLTLYQGNFSYYLEEKDKRHELLQKEAKNQQEKIAKTETFIERFRYKNTKATQVQSRIKMLEKMQIVKIDKTPKKVAIYFPKCPRSGDQVVSVENLAKEYEEIKVFNGLTFTLHRGERVALVGVNGAGKSTLSRLISKRERPTSGTVHLGHKVNLAFFSQESSDNLNYNHSVLEEISAEPSSMTSGERRNLLGAFLFSGDDVYKPISVLSGGEKSRLSLAKILMQESNFLILDEPTNHLDIITKELFQQALLKYSGTILIVSHDRFFLDNLISRVIEIRDGRIYDYPGNYSYFIEKRNQLLAETNERNLYIKKTEQPKQSAKTSDKLRKQKEAEERNRIYRQNKDVLNRLKLAEEEIKLIEKNKVDIENQLCDPIVLKDSKKVQNLMIDLKKYNQELVNLNKTQKQLILSLSKDNPLID
- the larA gene encoding nickel-dependent lactate racemase: MYFTETKDKNVIYYDTEEKIKITINEEKYHGLISIKEPEELKWPEEFKKSLEKPINSKLLRVLAKGVNKVVIIVSDSTRGVPTSKIIPIILKELQSAGVDFKQIVIVIALGVHRPATSREIEEIIGKDYLKKVKIINHDPYNKEELVFLGKTSFGTPIEVNKTVFQADLRINIGKVEPHEFAGFSGGRKSVLPGISSERTIKENHRPEMILKYGSRPGCLKDNSIHKDMIEATKMLGIHFSINFVLNSMGHTIGLFAGNIFDAHQRAVEFIKSFCQVKIKEKPDIVVTTPGPPLNIDFYQSIKPLISLESIMAEKGIIVLYSLCPDGFNSDDMLLPFKGVKSLDEVVSKLMKNYKIQMDHALLLCKILKKNIKIITSSPNLEEQTLNKIYLEYFRNPQEAVNRALDISGKFKPKVLFFPQPQRTLPILV